In Symmachiella dynata, the following are encoded in one genomic region:
- a CDS encoding rhodanese-like domain-containing protein, translated as MSQPELHPLEISCISVKAKLDGGDEFFFLDCREADEHQLVNITEAALVPMSEIQDRITELQPHQNGEIVIHCHHGGRSLQVATWLHGQGFANVKSMAGGIDQWAMEIDTALTRY; from the coding sequence ATGTCACAACCGGAATTGCATCCGTTAGAAATCAGTTGCATCAGTGTGAAGGCCAAACTCGATGGCGGCGATGAGTTTTTCTTTCTCGACTGCCGCGAAGCGGACGAACATCAACTCGTGAATATCACCGAAGCAGCTCTGGTGCCGATGAGTGAGATTCAAGACCGCATTACAGAGTTACAACCGCACCAGAATGGCGAGATCGTTATCCACTGCCATCACGGCGGCCGCAGTTTGCAGGTGGCCACATGGCTACACGGACAAGGCTTTGCCAACGTCAAAAGCATGGCCGGCGGCATTGACCAATGGGCTATGGAGATCGACACCGCACTGACCCGCTATTAA
- a CDS encoding Gfo/Idh/MocA family protein, which translates to MDRQQLPLTPPVQVALIGCGQIGRLHAQRLARDPRVELAAFCDPLRDNALQLAAEYATEGDVFDDFTALLESPIPVDAAVICTPTQLHFEQTTACRARGWHVLCEKPLAESRERIVKMIDAAGAGGPLLSVAYQRRHWAIYQMLRRELQSGRWGPIQTVTFDLAERWQQTIGGTWRDSHEHNPGGFLGDAGSHKVDLLFFLTGLQPEEVYAVSHRHGSQVEIVTAIAGKLTGDVTLSMTLTGNAEHYHEDIVIYCRDADFIVKQDRLWRAENNDLEEIPIDETCSDPDRGFIDCLVAGAANPAPADCALPVFDFTAAVLRSAETGRMVRCE; encoded by the coding sequence ATGGACAGACAACAGCTGCCGTTAACGCCTCCGGTCCAAGTCGCCTTGATCGGCTGCGGTCAGATTGGCCGCTTGCATGCCCAGCGGTTGGCCCGCGATCCCCGCGTTGAATTGGCCGCGTTCTGCGACCCGCTCCGCGACAACGCGCTGCAGCTCGCGGCGGAGTACGCGACCGAGGGAGATGTCTTTGACGATTTTACAGCCCTGTTGGAGTCGCCGATCCCAGTAGACGCAGCCGTCATCTGTACGCCGACGCAGTTGCATTTCGAACAAACGACCGCCTGTCGTGCGCGAGGGTGGCATGTGTTGTGTGAAAAGCCGTTGGCCGAATCACGGGAGCGGATCGTTAAGATGATCGACGCAGCCGGTGCGGGTGGTCCGTTGCTGTCGGTGGCCTATCAACGCCGTCACTGGGCGATTTACCAAATGCTGCGCCGCGAATTGCAATCGGGCCGCTGGGGACCGATTCAAACGGTGACCTTCGACTTGGCCGAGCGTTGGCAACAAACCATCGGCGGCACATGGCGCGACAGTCATGAACACAATCCCGGGGGCTTTCTAGGCGATGCGGGCAGCCACAAAGTGGACCTGCTGTTTTTTCTCACCGGGCTGCAACCGGAGGAGGTGTACGCTGTCAGTCATCGTCATGGCAGTCAAGTCGAAATCGTCACCGCCATCGCCGGGAAACTCACTGGCGACGTGACATTGAGCATGACGCTGACCGGCAATGCCGAACATTACCACGAAGACATTGTGATTTATTGCCGAGACGCTGATTTCATCGTCAAGCAAGATCGGTTGTGGCGTGCGGAGAACAATGACCTAGAGGAAATCCCCATCGACGAGACCTGCTCAGATCCCGATCGCGGATTCATAGACTGTTTGGTTGCGGGGGCGGCGAATCCGGCGCCGGCGGATTGCGCACTACCGGTGTTTGACTTCACCGCAGCAGTCTTGCGTTCGGCGGAAACCGGGCGGATGGTCCGTTGTGAATAG
- a CDS encoding RNA polymerase sigma factor: protein MSDSDAEIVERVKQGDTDALGEFIELRRMQLLAFINRNVSSALASKVEPNDLLQEVTIHALRGLPDMEFKDRDPFNWLCQIAERRIIDAHRKYIGAQKRSANKEISGNSPVGGTSSTTGQGGLIDMLVVTMTTPSQAFSRDQREFKLQEVLATLPAESQEALRLRYVEGLPTKEIAQKIGKTDGSVRVLLSRSLNKLQDLLGPDANPMGR, encoded by the coding sequence ATGTCCGACTCCGACGCAGAAATTGTCGAACGCGTAAAACAAGGGGACACCGATGCGTTGGGGGAATTCATTGAATTGCGCCGCATGCAGTTGCTGGCCTTCATCAACCGCAATGTCAGTTCCGCATTGGCCAGCAAAGTCGAACCGAACGACCTGCTGCAGGAGGTGACCATTCATGCCCTGCGCGGATTGCCGGACATGGAGTTCAAAGACCGCGATCCGTTCAATTGGTTGTGTCAAATTGCCGAACGTCGGATTATTGATGCGCACCGAAAATACATCGGCGCCCAAAAACGCTCGGCCAATAAAGAGATCTCCGGCAATTCGCCGGTGGGCGGCACAAGTTCCACGACGGGACAAGGGGGGCTGATCGATATGTTGGTCGTGACCATGACAACGCCCAGTCAGGCTTTTTCCCGCGATCAACGTGAATTCAAATTGCAAGAAGTCCTCGCCACACTCCCGGCAGAAAGCCAAGAGGCGCTGCGGTTGCGGTATGTTGAGGGTTTGCCGACCAAGGAAATCGCGCAAAAAATCGGCAAGACCGACGGCTCGGTCCGCGTGCTGCTTAGCCGCTCGTTGAACAAGCTACAAGATCTACTCGGACCGGATGCCAACCCCATGGGGCGGTGA
- the phoU gene encoding phosphate signaling complex protein PhoU — translation MSRHLTRDLETLHRNMLLMCGMAEELVHKALAALQEPDSAVCHDLVTQDDAIDDLDVRLEEDCLKILALYQPVADDLRRITTVLKITGELERVADLGVNIAERAASLASGPVVTIPDTLERMAAEALSMLHDSIDALVQLDSHSARRVCTRDETVDAYNRNIIQELTETMKRSPDLIEPMMHLFSVSRHVERVADHATNIAEDVIYLVEGEIVRHRPEIGASPDSDE, via the coding sequence TTGTCCAGACACCTCACACGGGATTTGGAAACACTGCACCGCAACATGCTGCTGATGTGCGGTATGGCTGAAGAGTTAGTACACAAGGCGCTGGCGGCGCTGCAAGAACCGGACTCAGCGGTTTGCCATGATCTGGTGACACAGGACGATGCCATCGACGATTTGGACGTCCGTTTGGAAGAGGACTGCCTGAAAATCCTCGCGCTCTATCAGCCGGTCGCCGACGATCTGCGGCGGATTACGACGGTGTTAAAAATCACCGGTGAGCTGGAACGCGTCGCCGATTTGGGTGTGAATATCGCCGAGCGGGCCGCTAGTCTCGCCTCGGGCCCAGTGGTCACGATTCCCGATACACTGGAGCGGATGGCTGCCGAAGCGTTGTCGATGCTGCACGATAGCATCGATGCGCTGGTCCAACTCGACAGCCACTCGGCGCGTCGCGTCTGCACGCGGGATGAGACTGTCGACGCGTACAATCGCAACATCATCCAGGAGTTGACCGAAACGATGAAACGCTCCCCGGATCTGATCGAACCGATGATGCATCTATTTTCGGTCTCGCGGCACGTCGAACGCGTGGCTGATCATGCGACGAACATTGCCGAGGATGTGATCTATCTGGTGGAGGGAGAAATCGTCCGCCACCGACCGGAAATCGGCGCGTCGCCCGATAGCGACGAATAG
- the panC gene encoding pantoate--beta-alanine ligase, whose amino-acid sequence MNIAKSIVDVRAAVAAARGAGKKIGLVPTMGALHEGHLSLMRAAREECDYLVVSIFVNPTQFSPHEDLDRYPRPIEEDLRGCGDEGVDLVFHPDVATIYPAGDQTIVEAVELSTIVEGAHRPGHFRGVTTVVLKLLNIVAPDVAYFGRKDYQQQLIIRQMCRDLALPVEIATCPTIREADGLALSSRNRYLSESERETALSLSQCLQFACDRVAAGETDLTALRQEMVQRMQQTPGVELDYATIVDAETLSEDAQPTARLVALIAARVGTTRLIDNMVIEPTDSL is encoded by the coding sequence ATGAACATCGCGAAATCGATCGTCGATGTACGGGCAGCGGTTGCTGCTGCACGGGGCGCGGGGAAGAAAATCGGTCTCGTGCCGACGATGGGGGCGCTGCACGAGGGGCATCTCAGTTTGATGCGTGCCGCCCGGGAAGAGTGCGATTATTTGGTCGTCTCGATTTTCGTCAATCCCACCCAGTTTAGCCCGCACGAGGATCTGGATCGCTATCCGCGGCCGATTGAAGAGGACCTGAGGGGCTGCGGCGACGAAGGTGTCGACCTCGTTTTTCATCCCGATGTGGCGACAATTTACCCGGCCGGCGACCAGACGATTGTCGAAGCGGTCGAGCTTTCGACCATCGTGGAAGGGGCACACCGGCCGGGACATTTTCGCGGCGTCACGACGGTGGTTTTGAAGCTGCTGAACATCGTCGCGCCCGACGTCGCCTATTTTGGTCGCAAGGACTATCAACAACAATTGATCATTCGCCAGATGTGTCGCGACTTGGCGCTGCCGGTGGAAATTGCCACCTGCCCCACCATTCGCGAGGCAGACGGATTGGCGCTGAGCAGTCGTAACCGCTACCTCAGTGAATCGGAACGGGAAACGGCGCTCTCCCTCAGCCAGTGCCTGCAGTTCGCTTGCGATCGCGTCGCAGCGGGGGAAACCGATTTAACGGCCCTCCGCCAGGAGATGGTACAGCGGATGCAGCAAACCCCCGGAGTCGAGTTGGATTACGCGACCATCGTGGATGCGGAGACGTTGAGCGAGGACGCGCAGCCAACGGCACGTCTGGTAGCGCTTATCGCGGCGCGAGTGGGGACGACGCGGTTGATTGATAATATGGTCATTGAGCCAACAGATTCGCTTTAA
- the lgt gene encoding prolipoprotein diacylglyceryl transferase gives MRQTLFVIRFDGEIPLGSLGNLPVFGLGLLLAVWAVIGASLLYVRYRETESLVPSLYGAGLWTAVALAIFYAPHQQRLVGIPIFGYGFMLFLGFVFATTIASYRANRQGFPESAVWDLTFWVFLCGIGGARLWYVIQYSERYFGPGKNLANLINLPDGGLVFYGGLLGGVLATVIYCRVKSIPLLKLGDIAITSVFVGMMFGRMGCFLNGCCWGDACALPWAVTFPPESVPFMAEVQRGIIFPDAAGSRPLHPTQIYSAINALVLAVLTFCYYPYRHKDGAVLAVGWLAYPISRFTIEFLRNDEGGKWGTPFTPAQLFSFGLLATALAFLWYVARQPERSFQPPQPTPLNSKPQVKSSASPA, from the coding sequence ATGCGGCAAACACTGTTCGTCATTCGATTTGATGGTGAGATTCCGCTGGGGTCGCTGGGCAACCTGCCGGTCTTCGGTCTGGGGTTACTGCTCGCGGTCTGGGCTGTGATCGGCGCGAGCCTGCTTTATGTCCGTTATCGCGAAACCGAGTCGCTCGTACCTTCGCTGTACGGTGCTGGTTTGTGGACGGCGGTTGCGTTAGCCATTTTCTATGCCCCGCACCAGCAACGCTTGGTCGGGATCCCGATTTTTGGCTATGGGTTCATGTTGTTTCTCGGTTTCGTATTTGCGACGACCATTGCCTCATACCGTGCGAATCGGCAGGGATTCCCGGAGAGTGCTGTCTGGGATTTGACCTTTTGGGTCTTCTTGTGCGGGATCGGCGGCGCGCGGTTGTGGTACGTGATTCAATACAGCGAACGGTATTTCGGACCGGGTAAAAATCTGGCCAATCTGATCAATCTCCCGGACGGCGGATTGGTCTTTTACGGCGGATTGCTGGGTGGGGTTTTGGCGACGGTGATCTATTGTCGCGTTAAGAGTATTCCGCTGCTGAAGCTGGGAGACATCGCCATTACGTCGGTGTTTGTGGGAATGATGTTTGGCCGCATGGGCTGTTTTCTCAACGGCTGCTGTTGGGGAGATGCTTGTGCACTTCCCTGGGCGGTGACCTTTCCACCGGAGAGCGTGCCTTTCATGGCCGAAGTGCAGCGCGGGATCATCTTTCCCGACGCGGCCGGCAGTCGGCCGCTGCATCCAACGCAAATCTACAGTGCGATCAATGCGCTCGTTTTGGCGGTGCTGACGTTCTGTTATTACCCCTATCGCCACAAGGATGGTGCGGTCTTGGCCGTTGGCTGGTTGGCCTATCCGATTTCGCGGTTTACGATCGAGTTTTTACGAAACGACGAAGGGGGCAAATGGGGAACGCCGTTTACGCCGGCGCAGCTCTTCAGCTTCGGATTACTGGCGACCGCACTCGCATTTTTATGGTACGTCGCCCGCCAACCGGAACGATCGTTTCAACCGCCGCAACCAACCCCGCTCAACTCAAAACCACAAGTGAAATCATCCGCCAGCCCAGCGTGA
- a CDS encoding RNA polymerase sigma factor, translating into MKQDDRELIADCLSGQTQAFGALVERYQDRLYNSLVSVVGSTDEALDVAQDAFVQAFEKLDSFRGDSAFYSWLFRIALNAAVSRHRKKRRATVSIDAARDNTGQEPADTHPQAFPGFALEQTERQLAVRTALAELPEDFRTVLVLKEIEGMKYEQIAETLECPVGTVRSRIHRGRIELRAKLQRMLKDDDI; encoded by the coding sequence GTGAAACAGGACGACCGAGAACTGATTGCCGATTGTCTCAGTGGCCAAACGCAGGCGTTTGGTGCGCTGGTGGAGCGCTATCAGGATCGGCTTTACAACAGTCTTGTTTCTGTGGTTGGATCCACGGATGAAGCGCTTGATGTGGCGCAGGATGCCTTTGTACAGGCCTTTGAAAAATTAGATTCATTCCGAGGCGATTCGGCTTTTTATTCTTGGTTGTTTCGCATCGCTCTCAACGCGGCTGTTTCCCGCCATCGCAAGAAACGACGTGCGACCGTCTCGATAGACGCCGCACGGGACAACACGGGACAGGAACCGGCTGACACACACCCACAAGCATTCCCCGGATTTGCACTCGAACAGACAGAACGACAACTTGCCGTCCGGACCGCTCTCGCCGAACTCCCAGAAGATTTTCGCACAGTGTTGGTCCTCAAGGAAATTGAGGGCATGAAATACGAACAGATTGCTGAAACGCTCGAATGTCCGGTGGGAACGGTTCGCAGCCGCATCCACCGGGGGCGCATCGAATTACGAGCAAAACTTCAGCGCATGCTCAAGGACGACGATATTTGA
- a CDS encoding anti-sigma factor family protein, whose translation MNDKISEELLSAYLDGELSQSERADVAQLLESSPAAQQQLADFQKLSQWMQELPPAQPPQGFAEEVLLQAERRSLLREPTPAAPVTATRRSWLKPTLGIVAAAAAVVFLVRAVPAPQPAQQPVEEAIVMEDMVFQKMQAETAPAEGLATEAQSDLHTVSRSVAPAALPAIKNSQAADADKFIATDEADNLLRQSKKPTIQKEKLVKLPTGQKWNRSRIGEVIHMTELDESQEQVAVFKAVVVNIDQWIGGTHVEVIGLEGSPDTIAIHLEASPEELTDLVAKINDDSQLLDLEAGQPILVAQLSERDQKYFDSGDREQPDDLADDALSVPPQFGSRTSPQSHIPKDVPPPALGTKKRSSTPKQETAQESTGKGQSSGQSKPTAPKTERSQNETRAIARQKSRLQITPVPEALQSQIPADKGDLSKPPGKPAVPSPSEVLADKPAVKLAEKEASGKKDTEIKKRNADAPRRVRMILLVRQQSPAAKKVPAPPVKKAGDGGGAA comes from the coding sequence ATGAACGACAAAATATCCGAAGAATTGCTATCCGCGTATCTGGATGGGGAACTGTCGCAGAGTGAGCGCGCGGATGTGGCGCAGCTGTTGGAATCCTCTCCCGCTGCGCAGCAACAACTGGCGGATTTCCAAAAACTCTCGCAGTGGATGCAGGAGTTGCCCCCCGCGCAACCTCCGCAAGGATTCGCGGAAGAAGTTCTCCTCCAAGCGGAACGGCGTTCATTGCTGCGCGAACCGACCCCGGCGGCCCCTGTGACCGCGACCCGGCGATCTTGGCTGAAACCGACATTGGGAATCGTCGCCGCAGCCGCAGCCGTGGTGTTTCTCGTCCGTGCGGTGCCCGCCCCCCAACCAGCGCAACAGCCGGTGGAAGAAGCGATCGTCATGGAGGACATGGTTTTTCAAAAAATGCAGGCCGAGACCGCTCCGGCTGAAGGTTTGGCGACTGAAGCCCAATCGGATCTACATACCGTTTCACGCAGTGTGGCCCCCGCAGCATTGCCGGCAATCAAAAACAGCCAAGCCGCTGACGCTGATAAATTCATTGCGACGGATGAGGCTGACAATTTGCTGCGGCAAAGCAAGAAACCCACGATTCAAAAAGAAAAATTGGTGAAATTACCCACCGGCCAAAAATGGAACCGTAGCCGAATCGGCGAAGTCATTCACATGACGGAACTGGACGAGTCGCAAGAGCAAGTGGCGGTTTTCAAGGCGGTTGTGGTTAATATCGATCAATGGATCGGCGGCACGCATGTGGAAGTCATTGGCCTGGAAGGCTCGCCCGATACGATTGCCATTCATTTAGAGGCCTCGCCAGAGGAATTGACGGATCTTGTCGCCAAAATCAATGACGACAGCCAATTGCTGGATCTGGAGGCGGGACAACCGATTCTTGTTGCCCAACTCTCTGAGAGAGATCAAAAATACTTCGACAGCGGTGATCGTGAGCAACCCGACGATCTTGCAGACGATGCTCTGTCGGTTCCGCCACAGTTTGGCAGCCGAACCTCTCCGCAGTCGCATATCCCCAAGGACGTCCCTCCCCCCGCTTTAGGTACGAAGAAACGATCCAGCACTCCAAAGCAAGAAACCGCACAGGAAAGCACTGGCAAGGGGCAAAGTTCGGGGCAGTCCAAACCGACGGCACCGAAAACAGAACGCAGTCAAAATGAAACCCGTGCCATCGCCCGACAAAAATCTCGATTACAGATCACACCTGTTCCCGAGGCTTTGCAATCACAGATTCCGGCAGACAAGGGCGATCTGAGCAAGCCCCCCGGCAAGCCTGCAGTCCCCTCTCCGAGTGAAGTCTTAGCGGACAAACCTGCCGTCAAACTGGCCGAGAAGGAAGCATCGGGCAAAAAGGACACCGAAATCAAAAAGCGAAACGCGGACGCGCCGCGACGTGTCCGCATGATTTTGCTCGTGCGGCAGCAGTCGCCAGCGGCGAAAAAGGTCCCGGCTCCCCCCGTTAAAAAAGCGGGGGACGGCGGCGGGGCTGCTTGA